From Astyanax mexicanus isolate ESR-SI-001 chromosome 13, AstMex3_surface, whole genome shotgun sequence, the proteins below share one genomic window:
- the ncoa6 gene encoding nuclear receptor coactivator 6 isoform X5, whose product MAQQRSVSELSCCTESPGVGLTAEHDSALEDGDDVCSDHGDRSPARSPSPRGEEDTTIFVAFKGNLDDADFQEKLDAILNEMPPMLSLGSERLAPQRVEPWNSVRVTFNIPREAAERLRLLAQNNQQQLRDLGILSVQIEGEGPINVAVGQNRGQEVRVNGPMVPPGQMRMDVGFPMQQGPGGMRMNNPAMVPPGPGMAAQGMVPGSSGQMHPRVPRPPTQTDSMDPMLSGLALQQQQQLQHPQAPHGPPNSMGPQGHHMQGMQPNRQLNPAALQQLQQQHQQQAQLAQMGGARVPFNPSNQMPGPAGWNQLPAGVPPPAQGAMGPNWRKGLPPQAQMGQRPPSLASVQTPNHPPPPYPFGSQQAGQVFNTMGQPQQQQQPAGANQFAAPQPKGLQGVAGVVGPRAPPPLPPVSAAQGSLAAKSPGSSSSPFQQGSPGTPPMIGPGQGQLGPRPTTPQGFPQGVGSPGRAVLGQQGMPKRMPMGFPNVPVGQNFVQGQVTATGAGTPTGGAPQLQNSQGMGHPGAQPSVSAPNHMQPTSIQAAGIGHHGGMAPQPPATSGGSMGQPQASGLQTQMMGIQSQLTTQPGVSSQGQMVQVQAGGQTVLSRPMNQGQRGITPPKQMMPPQGQGMMQGQGQLSGGPGHQALLLQQQQQQQQQQQQQQQQPGQQPQQQQLQQQQQQQQASQQQQQQNVMMEQMVANQMQGNKQAFGPKGQPGVMQGPMMRGPSPNLPGNMVQFQSQQQMTPQQQQQIAQLQQQQQLQQQQQQQLQQQQQQQQQQLQLQHQQPQQQQLQQQQLQQQHQQQMAQQSQQIPINGNPNQALGMHGPQMRLPGHHLVQQQLQQQQLQQKQQQQQQHQQQQHVMQQLQQQQQQQQQQQQAGQPHPHQLGDGSGSTGDLSQQQMLPDMQQQGMMGGPQHMQVGNGHFPGHGMPFNPQFSGQMQMGGPCGQAGGFPVNKDVTLTSPLLVNLLQSDISAGQFGPGGKQGAGGVGANQAKPKKKKPPRKKKPKAGEGPQSADGMGGLDSVSQGMDDVDLPGLGSEQGVGMDSSTPSKLPEFTSRPGFSGQSGDQRVLQQMPIQFMAQQQQQMQQMQQQQLQQQQQLQQQQMQQQQQMQQQQQMQQQQMHMQGMQIPVSQPGTPQSSQGQHQVHPHQLQLQQQQPPQHLQQQQQPPTSQQQQQQHMMMMLKMQHEQAKNRLPLQQGGHPQRSLVNPNDPAQRLPVSQQGNMPVMIHLQGHGGVPPSPDKARGMPIVNPQLGGPARRMPHPDVGQVNPGMPQDDTPGAPNLQDRASMEMASQAGNGGPQNIGNQGPNAHLLKSVPSSLPQQPGASPQQQPPQVTSMASSHNLHFPSAPSSSQSSRPKTPNRASPRPYHHPLTPTNRPPSTEPSEINLSPERLNASIAGLFPPKINIPLPPRQLNQNRGFDQQGLNPTTLKAIGQAPPGLTSLTNNNNSSGNNNVQQVFTSGNMPGTGGKQDKQPGAVQAKRASPSNSRRSSPASNRKAATPSPGRQKGTKNSLTSPPHQQQMASFQAVMSSSSVLSSPTASMPPGVAIDSQQSLNPLQTLPTNAEIMREGQVQVPPQQTEQRQIVQAPRDPFAHRMASPRMPSQEPPKSQENSNALEQQPEEMHQPQNTAQQEHGTVVSPAFRDAPTSLNQLLDNANLPSLPPSMKPPRVSPQASGELVQKESPRPPSVDQESQRNPSTPQSTDGGPHPLPGNEPEQKPRVGSMPSPNLVASSSSSTNLPSSCAVSSISPSPALLSSTTTSTAGLHISSSSSSNPNTKPIVSMPQTVLQRPTSSGPTQPSQITVFVTSNAISSAASTVSAVPPGIVSTVLAVPSKNIRPPEVRQPVSAQNRPPQFITTPVFINPIFQVPASSVPSSTNVVSQPVMVGPIQMSANIQLAHAPISASASVPASVSMATHSPAVSIATSQPGRTMIGQIQVQVPASQASPVSTVLPPPQQSPGASKQESSNSDVSKSSPVGQQSLPPSSSPCTSPPFQQPLTSPAACSSPGVTSAVARRSPLSPATAVKSPLQPVLNKPENHQMQQQSIGQAGKTIDVTPPQAVTPRVVTSEAPPCPQPSSIPVSSAPVAHQPLAAPLPPVSTSAPTQVPIPTPVPIPVSLSSSPAANPSIVTPSPTVVAQASPVTTSPPSTSMPAPSLPPPASVPVVASSPLPPVEQQPSAVTETSLPGPTQTVEPAAEAPSLPEQPAAPQEEQRSGDPPGEAAPSVAEQGWAKKRKTPVDLVPRDTRASAEKAKGPSRRSSRAEKDPEEEMADNGQRKRAVRPGSASSNAGKAAESNTGASPTQAKRRKSK is encoded by the exons gCTCTGAGAGGCTGGCACCTCAGCGAGTGGAGCCGTGGAACAGTGTGAGAGTCACCTTTAACATCCCCAGAGAAGCTGCAGAACGCCTCCGTCTCCTGGCTCAAAACAACCAGCAGCAGCTCCGGGACCTGGGGATTCTCTCCGTGCAGATAGAAG GTGAAGGACCCATTAATGTTGCAGTTGGACAGAACAGAGGTCAGGAAGTTCGAGTGAATGGACCGATGGTGCCGCCCGGCCAGATGAGGATGGATGTTGGCTTTCCCATGCAGCAGGGCCCTG GTGGAATGCGAATGAACAACCCTGCTATGGTACCCCCAGGACCTGGCATGGCTGCCCAGGGTATGGTGCCAGGCAGTAGCGGACAAATGCACCCGAGAGTGCCCAGGCCACCCACACAGACAG ACTCAATGGATCCCATGCTTTCAGGCCTGGCtttgcaacagcagcagcagctccagcatcCACAGGCACCCCATGGTCCACCCAACTCCATGGGCCCGCAAGGTCATCACATGCAGGGCATGCAACCAAATCGACAGCTCAATCCAGCAGCCCTGCAGCAACTTCAGCAGCAACATCAGCAGCAAGCTCAGCTGGCACAAATGGGTGGTGCCCGAGTCCCCTTTAACCCTTCTAACCAGATGCCCGGCCCTGCTGGCTGGAACCAGCTTCCTGCTGGCGTTCCACCACCTGCTCAGGGCGCAATGGGTCCAAACTGGAGAAAAGGTCTCCCTCCACAGGCACAAATGGGTCAGCGTCCTCCATCGTTGGCATCTGTGCAGACGCCAAACCATCCGCCACCTCCGTACCCTTTTGGAAGCCAGCAGGCTGGGCAGGTTTTCAATACCATGGGTCAGccgcagcaacagcagcagccagcGGGGGCAAACCAGTTTGCAGCCCCCCAGCCCAAAGGTCTACAGGGTGTGGCAGGAGTGGTTGGACCAAGGGCACCTCCTCCCCTGCCTCCGGTGTCTGCTGCTCAGGGCAGCCTGGCTGCTAAATCCCCTGGATCATCATCTTCACCATTTCAGCAGGGTTCACCTGGAACTCCACCGATGATCGGACCGGGCCAAGGTCAGCTAGGTCCACGTCCCACGACGCCGCAGGGTTTCCCACAGGGAGTTGGATCTCCGGGAAGGGCTGTGCTGGGCCAGCAGG GTATGCCCAAACGAATGCCAATGGGGTTCCCAAATGTTCCTGTGGGTCAGAACTTTGTGCAGGGACAGGTTACAGCTACTGGAGCAGGAACCCCCACAGGCGGTGCACCTCAGCTTCAGAATAGCCAAGGCATGGGACACCCAG GAGCTCAACCTTCAGTCTCGGCACCGAACCACATGCAGCCCACTTCCATACAAGCTGCTGGGATTGGTCATCATGGTGGAATGGCTCCTCAACCTCCAGCCACTTCAGGTGGCAGTATGGGGCAGCCTCAGGCTTCGGGCCTACAGACCCAAATGATGGGCATTCAGTCCCAGCTTACGACTCAGCCTGGGGTCTCCTCTCAAGGGCAAATGGTGCAAGTCCAGGCAGGGGGTCAGACTGTCCTGTCCCGACCTATGAATCAAGGACAGCGAGGGATAACACCTCCTAAACAGATGATGCCTCCACAGGGGCAAGGGATGATGCAGGGACAAGGACAGCTTAGTGGGGGACCAGGTCACCAAGCATTACTGctgcaacaacagcagcagcagcagcagcaacaacagcagcaacagcaacaacCAGGTCAACAACCGCAACAACAGCAGcttcaacaacaacagcagcaacagcaggcatcacagcaacaacagcaacaaaatgttatgatggaacagATGGTAGCCAACCAAATGCAGGGTAACAAGCAAGCATTCGGGCCCAAAGGCCAACCAGGAGTGATGCAGGGTCCGATGATGCGAGGTCCATCGCCTAATCTGCCAGGCAACATGGTTCAATTCCAGTCTCAGCAGCAGATGACGCCGCAGCAACAGCAGCAAATTGCTCAattgcagcaacagcagcagttgcagcagcaacaacaacagcagctgcagcagcagcagcaacaacaacagcagcagcttcagttGCAGCATCAGCAGCCACAGCAACAGCAATTACAACAGCAACAGttacagcagcagcatcagcaacaAATGGCGCAACAGTCCCAACAGATCCCAATAAACGGTAACCCCAACCAAGCTTTAGGCATGCATGGGCCTCAGATGCGGCTTCCAGGTCATCATCTAGTGCAACAGCAGCTTCAGCAGCAACAGCTTCAGcagaaacaacagcagcagcaacagcatcaACAGCAGCAACATGTGATGCAGCAGttgcagcaacaacagcagcagcaacagcaacaacagcaggCTGGCCAGCCACACCCACATCAGCTAGGAGATGGCAGCGGGAGCACAGGTGACCTCAGCCAACAGCAGATGCTTCCGGACATGCAGCAGCAAGGTATGATGGGAGGACCTCAGCACATGCAGGTGGGCAACGGCCACTTCCCCGGTCACGGTATGCCCTTCAATCCTCAGTTTAGTGGCCAGATGCAGATGGGTGGACCCTGTGGGCAAGCTGGTGGTTTCCCGGTGAACAAAGACGTAACTCTGACTAGCCCGCTGTTAGTTAACCTCCTGCAGAGCGATATTTCTGCCGGACAGTTTGGGCCAGGCGGGAAACAGGGAGCAGGTGGGGTCGGTGCTAACCAGGCGAAACCGAAAAAGAAGAAACCACCTCGTAAGAAGAAGCCTAAAGCAGGGGAAGGACCGCAGTCTGCTGATGGAATGGG TGGCCTGGATTCAGTATCGCAAGGAATGGATGACGTAGACTTGCCAGGACTAGGAAGTGAGCAAGGAGTCGGCATGGATTCTTCCACTCCTTCAAAACTCCCTGAATTCACCAGCCGCCCAG GTTTCTCAGGGCAGTCAGGAGATCAAAGGGTATTGCAGCAAATGCCAATTCAGTTCAtggcacaacagcagcagcagatgcagcaaatgcagcagcaacaactgcagcaacaacagcagttacagcagcagcaaatgcagcagcaacaacaaatGCAACAGCAGCAACAAATGCAACAACAACAGATGCATATGCAGGGGATGCAGATTCCTGTAAGTCAACCTGGAACACCACAAAGTTCACAAGGTCAACATCAGGTTCATCCTCATCAGTTGCAGCTCCAACAACAGCAGCCACCTCAgcacctgcagcagcagcaacaacccCCAACatcacaacaacagcagcagcagcacatgaTGATGATGCTCAAAATGCAGCATGAACAAGCAAAGAACCGACTTCCCCTCCAACAAGGTGGCCACCCCCAAAGAAGTCTCGTCAATCCTAACGACCCTGCTCAGAGATTGCCTGTGTCGCAACAAGGCAACATGCCAGTAATGATTCACCTTCAAGGACATGGAGGTGTTCCTCCCTCTCCAGATAAAGCCAGAGGGATGCCTATCGTGAACCCCCAGTTGGGTGGTCCAGCAAGAAGGATGCCCCATCCAGATGTTGGACAAGTGAACCCAGGAATGCCACAAGATGATACACCAGGAGCTCCTAATTTGCAAGACAGAGCATCAATGGAAATGGCATCTCAAGCAGGAAATGGCGGCCCTCAAAATATTGGCAACCAAGGTCCCAATGCACACTTGTTGAAGTCTGTGCCTTCATCTTTACCTCAGCAACCAGGAGCAAGTCCACAACAGCAGCCTCCACAAGTAACGTCAATGGCTAGCTCACATAATCTTCACTTTCCCAGTGCTCCTTCAAGTTCCCAGAGTTCCCGCCCCAAGACACCAAACCGTGCCAGTCCCAGACCATATCACCATCCACTAACTCCAACCAACCGTCCTCCCAGCACTGAGCCTTCAGAGATCAATCTCTCTCCTGAGAGGTTGAACGCGTCAATTGCTGGTCTTTTTCCCCCTAAGATTAACATCCCTCTGCCACCCAGGCAGCTTAATCAGAACCGAGGTTTTGATCAGCAAGGTCTGAACCCAACAACCCTAAAAGCTATTGGACAAGCGCCACCAGGATTAACATCACTTACTAACAACAATAATTCTAGCGGGAATAACAATGTTCAGCAGGTTTTTACTTCAGGTAACATGCCAGGTACGGGTGGAAAGCAAGATAAACAGCCTGGTGCGGTACAGGCAAAACGGGCCAGTCCCAGTAATAGTCGTCGATCTAGCCCTGCCTCAAATAGGAAAGCTGCCACTCCAAGTCCAGGGAGGCAAAAGGGCACCAAGAACTCTCTGACCTCTCCTCCACATCAGCAACAAATGGCAAGTTTCCAAGCTGTAATGTCCAGTTCTTCTGTTCTCTCAAGTCCCACAGCATCGATGCCCCCTGGAGTGGCAATCGATTCCCAACAGAGTCTGAATCCTCTACAAACTCTCCCTACAAACGCTGAAATAATGAGGGAAGGCCAGGTACAGGTACCAccacaacaaacagagcagcgtcAAATAGTCCAAGCTCCAAGAGATCCATTTGCCCACAGAATGGCAAGCCCACGGATGCCGTCTCAGGAGCCGCCAAAAAGTCAAGAGAACAGCAATGCACTTGAGCAACAACCTGAGGAGATGCATCAGCCTCAGAATACTGCACAACAGGAGCATGGCACTGTGGTGTCACCTGCTTTCAGAGATGCCCCAACCTCCCTCAATCAATTGTTGGACAATGCAAACCTACCATCCTTGCCTCCTTCCATGAAACCACCCAGGGTTTCTCCCCAAGCAAGTGGAGAGCTAGTTCAGAAGGAGAGCCCTCGACCTCCATCAGTAGATCAAGAAAGTCAGCGTAACCCTAGTACCCCACAAAGCACTGATGGAGGGCCGCATCCATTGCCAGGGAACGAGCCTGAGCAGAAACCCAGGGTTGGGTCAATGCCAAGCCCAAATTTGGTGgcaagcagcagcagtagtacaAACCTTCCATCGTCTTGTGCTGTATCAAGTATCAGTCCAAGTCCAGCGTTGCTTTCTAGCACCACTACTTCAACTGCTGGCTTGCATATTAGTTCTTCTTCGAGTTCAAACCCAAACACTAAACCTATTGTAAGTATGCCACAAACAGTCTTGCAGAGGCCCACCTCATCAGGACCTACTCAGCCGAGTCAAATAACGGTTTTCGTGACGTCAAATGCCATTAGTTCTGCTGCTAGTACTGTGTCTGCTGTACCGCCTGGCATTGTCTCCACTGTCCTTGCAGTCCCCAGTAAGAACATAAGACCCCCGGAGGTGCGTCAGCCAGTTTCTGCTCAAAACCGCCCCCCACAATTTATCACAACACCTGTGTTCATCAACCCTATATTCCAAGTCCCTGCTTCTTCAGTACCCTCAAGCACTAATGTGGTGTCTCAACCTGTCATGGTTGGACCCATACAGATGTCCGCAAATATTCAACTTGCTCATGCTCCCATTTCAGCTTCGGCATCAGTGCCCGCATCTGTTTCAATGGCAACACATTCTCCTGCTGTAAGCATAGCCACTAGTCAGCCAGGCCGTACCATGATTGGCCAGATTCAGGTGCAAGTGCCAGCAAGTCAGGCTTCCCCTGTAAGTACGGTACTCCCACCTCCCCAGCAAAGTCCGGGAGCTTCAAAGCAAGAGAGCAGTAATTCCGATGTGTCAAAATCAAGCCCTGTTGGACAACAATCTCTCCCGCCTTCTTCATCCCCATGTACATCCCCACCTTTCCAACAGCCCCTGACTTCTCCAGCTGCCTGCTCTAGCCCAGGCGTTACATCTGCAGTTGCCCGTAGGAGTCCCCTCTCACCAGCAACTGCGGTTAAGAGTCCGCTTCAGCCAGTCTTGAACAAACCGGAAAACCACCAGATGCAACAGCAGAGTATAGGCCAGGCAGGTAAAACTATAGATGTGACGCCACCTCAAGCAGTGACTCCTCGTGTGGTTACAAGTGAAGCTCCTCCCTGCCCCCAGCCCTCTTCCATACCCGTCTCATCTGCACCAGTAGCGCATCAGCCATTAGCAGCACCACTACCCCCGGTTTCCACCTCTGCACCCACCCAAGTTCCTATACCTACACCTGTTCCTATACCAGTGTCCTTATCATCTAGTCCTGCAGCTAACCCTTCCATTGTTACCCCCAGTCCTACTGTAGTAGCTCAAGCCAGTCCTGTTACCACTTCCCCACCCTCCACTAGCATGCCTGCGCCATCGCTTCCTCCCCCTGCTTCTGTGCCTGTAGTGGCATCTTCACCACTACCACCTGTGGAACAACAGCCGAGTGCAGTAACGGAGACCAGCTTGCCTGGGCCAACGCAAACTGTGGAACCTGCTGCAGAAGCTCCAAGTCTTCCAG AACAGCCAGCTGCCCCACAGGAAGAACAGCGTTCAGGTGACCCACCTG gaGAGGCAGCTCCCTCTGTGGCAGAGCAGGG ATGGGCAAAGAAAAGAAAGACGCCCGTCGACTTAGTGCCAAG GGATACGAGGGCCAGCGCCGAGAAGGCGAAAGGCCCCAGCCGGCGGAGCTCGCGGGCGGAGAAGGACCCCGAGGAGGAGATGGCTGATAACGGTCAGAGAAAGAGGGCGGTCAGACCCGGGTCAGCGTCGTCCAACGCAGGGAAAGCTGCAG AATCGAACACTGGAGCCAGTCCCACGCAGGCCAAGCGAAGGAAGTCGAAGTGA